Proteins from a single region of Aureibacter tunicatorum:
- the atpG gene encoding ATP synthase F1 subunit gamma yields the protein MANLKEVKNRITSVKSTQQITKAMKMVAASKLRRAQDRIERVRPYTEKLTSILENVSSGSDHSSIEFAVEREVNKVLLVVVTSDRGLCGAFNMNAIKKTLSVIDEKYKRAYEAGFLTIMPIGRKAQQYFARRGYNLIEDYVDSFQDLSFDNVRPAAEHAMNGFLNGKFDQVELIYNEFRNVAVQILRDEQFLPIQQSESEESNSENFESDFIYEPSKEFIIEELIPKSLKMQFYKALLESNASEHGARMTAMDKATDNAGELLKSLRLTYNRTRQAAITTEILEIVAGAEALSKKS from the coding sequence ATGGCAAACTTAAAGGAAGTAAAGAATAGAATCACTTCGGTAAAATCGACACAGCAAATTACTAAAGCCATGAAAATGGTAGCTGCGTCAAAACTGAGAAGAGCGCAAGATAGAATAGAAAGAGTGAGACCGTACACGGAGAAGCTGACTTCTATTTTGGAAAATGTTTCTTCTGGTAGTGATCATTCTTCAATCGAATTTGCTGTTGAGAGAGAAGTTAATAAGGTTTTGCTTGTAGTGGTCACTTCTGATAGAGGTCTTTGTGGAGCGTTCAATATGAATGCTATCAAAAAAACTTTATCTGTAATTGATGAAAAGTACAAGAGAGCTTATGAGGCTGGCTTTTTGACTATTATGCCTATTGGCCGAAAAGCTCAACAGTATTTTGCTAGGAGAGGGTATAACCTTATCGAGGATTATGTGGATTCTTTCCAAGATTTGTCTTTTGACAATGTAAGGCCTGCGGCCGAGCATGCTATGAACGGTTTCTTAAACGGTAAATTCGACCAAGTAGAGTTGATTTACAATGAGTTTAGAAATGTAGCGGTTCAAATCTTGAGAGACGAGCAGTTCTTGCCAATTCAGCAATCTGAGTCAGAAGAAAGCAATAGCGAGAATTTTGAGTCGGATTTTATCTATGAGCCTTCTAAGGAATTCATCATTGAAGAATTGATTCCTAAATCTTTGAAGATGCAATTCTACAAAGCTTTGTTGGAGTCAAATGCTTCTGAGCATGGCGCTAGAATGACAGCTATGGATAAAGCAACTGATAATGCAGGAGAATTGTTGAAGTCATTGCGATTGACTTATAACAGAACTCGACAAGCAGCTATTACAACAGAAATTTTAGAGATTGTTGCAGGAGCGGAAGCGTTAAGCAAGAAGTCTTAA
- the atpA gene encoding F0F1 ATP synthase subunit alpha — translation MAEVRPDEVSAILKDELAGVKNEAQLEEIGTVLEVGDGVARIYGLSKVQAGELIEFENGSRGMVLNLEEDNVGAVLFGDSSDVKEGDTVKRTKQIASIKVSDGIVGRVVDTLGNPIDGKGPMEGEAAEMPLERKAPGVVFREPVAEPLQTGIISVDSMIPIGRGQRELIIGDRQTGKTAVAIDAIINQKEFYDRGEPVYCIYVAVGQKASTVLNIVTALEKAGAMAYTTVVAATAADPAPMQVYAPFAGAAIGEYFRDQGKPALVVYDDLSKQAVAYREVSLLLRRPPGREAYPGDVFYLHSRLLERAAKVNANDDIAKDMNDLPESMKSKVKGGGSLTALPIIETQAGDVSAYIPTNVISITDGQIFLETNLFNSGIRPAINVGISVSRVGGSAQIKSMKKVSGTLKLDQAQFRELEAFAKFGSDLDAATKLVIDRGRNNQEVLKQPQFAPMPVEQQVAIIYVSTKGLMDTVPTSKVKAFQKEFLDTMVSEKKEALADLRAGKLSDSAISAIKEVAGSVAKNYQN, via the coding sequence ATGGCAGAAGTTAGACCTGATGAGGTTTCAGCAATATTGAAAGATGAACTTGCCGGTGTAAAGAACGAAGCTCAGTTGGAGGAAATCGGTACTGTACTTGAAGTGGGTGACGGTGTTGCTCGTATCTACGGTTTATCCAAAGTGCAAGCTGGTGAGTTGATCGAATTCGAAAACGGTTCAAGGGGAATGGTATTGAACCTTGAAGAAGATAATGTAGGTGCCGTGCTTTTCGGCGACTCTTCGGATGTTAAAGAAGGAGATACGGTAAAAAGAACTAAGCAAATCGCTTCAATCAAAGTTAGTGACGGAATTGTAGGTCGTGTAGTGGATACTTTGGGTAATCCTATCGACGGAAAAGGTCCTATGGAAGGTGAAGCTGCTGAGATGCCTTTGGAGAGAAAAGCTCCAGGTGTTGTATTCCGTGAGCCTGTTGCAGAACCATTGCAAACTGGAATCATTTCAGTTGACTCAATGATTCCAATTGGTAGAGGACAGCGTGAGCTTATTATTGGTGATAGACAGACAGGTAAAACTGCCGTGGCGATTGACGCGATCATCAACCAAAAAGAATTTTATGATAGAGGCGAGCCTGTTTACTGTATTTATGTTGCAGTAGGTCAGAAAGCTTCTACAGTATTGAATATAGTTACTGCATTGGAAAAAGCAGGCGCAATGGCTTATACTACAGTTGTAGCGGCGACTGCGGCAGATCCAGCTCCGATGCAAGTATACGCTCCGTTTGCAGGTGCTGCGATTGGAGAGTATTTCAGAGATCAAGGTAAGCCGGCTTTAGTAGTTTATGATGACTTGTCAAAGCAAGCTGTTGCATACCGTGAGGTTTCTTTGTTGCTTAGAAGACCTCCAGGTCGTGAGGCTTATCCTGGTGATGTATTCTACCTTCACTCGAGATTGTTGGAGAGAGCGGCTAAAGTTAACGCGAATGATGATATCGCTAAAGATATGAATGATTTGCCAGAGTCGATGAAGTCAAAAGTAAAAGGTGGCGGTTCTTTAACGGCACTTCCAATTATTGAGACTCAAGCGGGTGACGTTTCTGCTTATATCCCTACTAACGTAATTTCGATTACTGACGGACAGATATTCTTGGAGACAAACTTGTTCAACTCGGGTATCAGACCTGCGATTAACGTTGGTATTTCTGTATCGCGTGTTGGTGGTTCGGCTCAGATCAAGTCAATGAAAAAAGTATCAGGTACTTTGAAGCTTGACCAGGCGCAATTCCGCGAGCTAGAAGCATTTGCTAAGTTTGGCTCTGATTTGGATGCAGCGACTAAATTGGTAATCGACAGAGGTAGAAATAACCAAGAGGTATTGAAGCAACCTCAGTTCGCGCCAATGCCAGTAGAGCAGCAAGTAGCAATTATCTACGTTTCTACTAAAGGTTTGATGGACACTGTTCCTACTTCAAAAGTAAAAGCTTTCCAAAAAGAGTTCTTGGATACTATGGTTTCTGAGAAGAAAGAAGCTTTGGCTGATTTGAGAGCTGGTAAGCTAAGTGACAGTGCGATTTCTGCTATTAAGGAAGTAGCAGGCTCTGTGGCTAAAAACTACCAGAATTAA